A region from the Bactrocera dorsalis isolate Fly_Bdor chromosome 1, ASM2337382v1, whole genome shotgun sequence genome encodes:
- the LOC105230793 gene encoding rutC family protein UK114, producing MSRIVKKLVSTANAAKPVAPYNQAVIADRTLYVSGCLGLDKDTMQLVPGGITQQTEVALKNLVAVLEAAGSSVDNVVKNTIFVKDLNDFGAFNEVYKKVFSKNFPARSCVQVARLPLDALVEIESIALIGDVVIES from the exons ATGTCCAGAATCGTGAAGAAATTGGTCAGCACCGCCAACGCCGCCAAGCCGGTGGCACCGTACAA TCAAGCGGTCATTGCCGATCGTACTCTCTATGTATCCGGTTGCTTAGGCCTGGACAAAGACACGATGCAACTGGTGCCGGGCGGCATTACGCAACAAACGGAGGTGGCCTTGAAGAACTTGGTGGCCGTCTTGGAGGCCGCCGGCTCTAGTGTGGATAATGTGGTCAAGAACACGATATTCGTAAAGGATCTGAATGACTTTGGCGCGTTCAATGAGGTGTATAAAAAAG ttttctccAAAAACTTCCCCGCTCGCAGCTGTGTACAAGTAGCTCGTCTGCCACTCGATGCTTTGGTCGAGATCGAGAGCATTGCTTTAATCGGTGATGTCGTTATTGagtcttaa